In a single window of the Bos taurus isolate L1 Dominette 01449 registration number 42190680 breed Hereford chromosome 23, ARS-UCD2.0, whole genome shotgun sequence genome:
- the H3C10 gene encoding histone H3.1, which translates to MARTKQTARKSTGGKAPRKQLATKAARKSAPATGGVKKPHRYRPGTVALREIRRYQKSTELLIRKLPFQRLVREIAQDFKTDLRFQSSAVMALQEACEAYLVGLFEDTNLCAIHAKRVTIMPKDIQLARRIRGERA; encoded by the coding sequence ATGGCTCGTACCAAGCAGACTGCTCGGAAGTCCACGGGTGGCAAGGCGCCGCGCAAGCAGCTCGCCACCAAGGCGGCTCGGAAGAGCGCGCCGGCCACCGGCGGCGTGAAGAAGCCGCACCGCTATCGGCCCGGCACGGTAGCTCTGCGCGAGATCCGCCGTTACCAGAAGTCCACTGAGCTACTGATTCGCAAGCTGCCGTTCCAGCGGCTGGTGCGCGAGATCGCTCAGGACTTCAAGACCGACCTGCGCTTTCAGAGCTCGGCGGTGATGGCGCTGCAGGAGGCGTGCGAGGCCTACCTGGTGGGCCTCTTCGAGGACACCAATCTCTGCGCCATCCACGCCAAGCGCGTCACCATCATGCCCAAGGACATCCAGCTTGCTCGCCGCATCCGCGGGGAGAGGGCGTGA